Below is a genomic region from Staphylococcus carnosus.
TCTGACAGCAAAAAAGCGCATCCGCATGGGTGCGCTTTTGTTATATTATTGCTGTACAGATGGATCTGAATTTGCTTCAGTTCCAGGTGCGTTTATTTCTTGTTGTGCAGCATATCCAGAGTTATCTTCAGTATTGCTTTCAACCGAAGCATCTAGTGTATTTGCATTACTTTCAGTACCTTGAGCATCATAAGTATTTCCATCAGGTAATATTGTTTGATTGTTGTAGTCAGTACCATAGTTTTGATTAGTAGGTATGCTTGCTTCTGTTTCAGCATTTTGATTATTTTCATTAGTATCTTTATGACTTTTATCTTTTTTGGACTCTTTTTTAGAGTCTTTCTTTTCTGATACGTCTTTTTGGTCTTTTTGATGTGTATCGGCTGTAAATGCTAGATATCCTGTAAAACACATGCCTATGAGTAAGAAAAGAAAAATAAAGATGCTTAAAATCTTTTTCAATTTGATATCCCCCGTTTTTTATCTATAGGTTAATTTTAAATGATTTTAGGCATCTTTACTATAATAATTTTAATAGTTGCTAACAATAAAAAATAAAGTGTAAAAACTGTGTGTTAGCCTAGTTTTTAAAGCGCTTTGTAAATTGTTTCATCTACAATGATTTCGACATTCGGGTGATTATGCAAGATAGAAGCGGGAAGATCTTCAGAAACATTTCCAGCTGCTAGGCGCTGAATCGCATCAATCTTTTTCTCTCCGAAAGCAAGTAAAATAATGCGTTTCGCGCGCATAATAGAAGATAGTCCCATTGAAATAGCTTGTTTTGGTACTTCATCTTCAGTTTCAAAGTGAACACTGTTGGCATGCAATGTAGAAGGCGTTAAATCCACAATACGTGTAACACTATCGAAAGGAGTGCCAGGTTCATTGAAACCAATGTGTCCATTTTCGCCGATACCGAGAATTTGAATATCAGGTTTGCCGATATCTTGCAGTAATTTTTCGTAGTGTTCACCTTCATGCTCCATGTCATCTGCTATACCATTAGGAATATGAATGTTATTTTGATTCCAGCCTTCATATTGTTGGAACAAACGTTCATGCATATAAGTATGATAACTTTGTGTATGCTCTGCATTAAGCCCCACATATTCATCTAAATTAAATGTACGTACCTGGCTAACATCTACTTTGTTAACGTTTAATAGGTTAGACAGTTGAGGATAAAGATCGACCATTGTAGAACCTGTCGCTAAACCGAAAATCGCATCGGGTTTTGTCTTTATTGTTTTTAGCATTTCTATTGCTGTATAAATACTTGCTGTGCTTTTGTCCTTTAAATTATAAATTTCCATGTTTCTCATTCTCCCAACTTGCTTATGACTGATCTTTTGCTGCTTGAACAAAGCGTTCTGTGATTTGTTTTGGACGTGTGATTGCGCCTCCTACTACTGTGCAATATACACCGAGATTACTGACAGTTTGATACATCTCAGGTGTAATGACATTCCCTTCAGCAATAACTTTAGCATTTACTTTGTCTAATACTTCTTTTAAAAACGCAAAATCATCTTCAAAAAGAATATGTCCTTTAGTATAAGAGGTATAACCGCGAAGTGTTGTGCCGACATAATCAAAACCTAGTTTATCTGCATTGACTGCTTCTTCGACTGTAGAAATATCTGCCATAATCTCTACATTAGGTGCATGTTTACGAATGTAAGTTACTAATTCTTCCAGTGTCTCTTTCGGACGTTTTTGTTTCGTAGCGTCTAATGCGATGACTTCACAACCACTTTCAATTAATTCATCGACTTCTTTAGAAGTAGCAGTAATGAATACATCCGAACCTTCGTAATCTCGTTTGACGATACCGATGACAGGTAAAGGGACTTCTGTTTTGATTGCTTCGATATCTTCTTTTGTATTAGCACGAATACCAACTGCTCCACCCTCATAAGCAGCAAGTGCTAATTTCGACATTATAAATGATGAATGCAATGGTTCATCAGGCAATGCTTGGCATGAAACTATCAATCCTTGTGGTAACATAACAACACGCTCCATCTCTCTAATGTTTTTGTAAATTAAGTAGGCTAGTTTCCTTTATCATCCTTATCATAGCACCAAGAAAATTTTAATCAATTATAAATAACGAATTGAAAAAAATTTTCATATATATTAAAGTTAACCTAAGGAAATAAGGGGGATAAAACTGTGAAATTTGAAAACCGTGTTCAGCAAAATCGGCATTTACTGACTAAAATGGATAAGAAAATCGTAGAATTTGTGCAGACGCATGA
It encodes:
- the nagB gene encoding glucosamine-6-phosphate deaminase, translating into MEIYNLKDKSTASIYTAIEMLKTIKTKPDAIFGLATGSTMVDLYPQLSNLLNVNKVDVSQVRTFNLDEYVGLNAEHTQSYHTYMHERLFQQYEGWNQNNIHIPNGIADDMEHEGEHYEKLLQDIGKPDIQILGIGENGHIGFNEPGTPFDSVTRIVDLTPSTLHANSVHFETEDEVPKQAISMGLSSIMRAKRIILLAFGEKKIDAIQRLAAGNVSEDLPASILHNHPNVEIIVDETIYKAL
- a CDS encoding N-acetylmannosamine-6-phosphate 2-epimerase; its protein translation is MERVVMLPQGLIVSCQALPDEPLHSSFIMSKLALAAYEGGAVGIRANTKEDIEAIKTEVPLPVIGIVKRDYEGSDVFITATSKEVDELIESGCEVIALDATKQKRPKETLEELVTYIRKHAPNVEIMADISTVEEAVNADKLGFDYVGTTLRGYTSYTKGHILFEDDFAFLKEVLDKVNAKVIAEGNVITPEMYQTVSNLGVYCTVVGGAITRPKQITERFVQAAKDQS